ATTGGTAGAAATGTTTTCTCGTCAGTTAACAGGAGCTCAGGCAATTTCCGATATAGACGTAATAGTGTATAAAGAAAGCTTTTTGATTGACCCTAATATTCTTGGTAAGACTTTAGAAATGGATGACTATCAGAAAGTCCTTTCCATCTTCACCGAACTCGGCTTTGACCCGAACAAACCAATAAGAGAACAAGAACCTAACCCACTCCCAGACCGAAAAGCCCTTGACGACATAGTCTTTGACGCTCTTGGCTTAACAGAAGAGGAGAGAAAAGAAGTCTATTACGCCGTTGCAGAGCTCGTGCAGAATAGATTGAAAAAAGCGAGAAGTGTTTAGGAGGGAGGAATTGATACGGAAGTTAGTTATTGAGAATTTCCGTTCTATTAAGGAACTTGAAATGGAGTTAACAGGTTTTAATGCTTTAATAGGTCCCAATAGTTCGGGGAAATCAAATATTCTTAAAGCTCTTAATCTAATTATTGGAGAAACATATCCTTCTGTGAGAGCATTTAATGAACATGATTTTTGTCTGCACAATAAATCTAAAAGGATATCAATAGAAGTTCACTTCAACAAAGCTCTTGAAGTAAACGACAAGGTGTGGGGATTTAAACTGACGTATGATGGAGATACACTTAACTATGTGGCTTTAGATGATTCGGGAAATGTATTGTGTTATCCTAATAGTGATAGAGAAGTGAAGGTTTCAACTAAAATGAGAGAAGAAGTGACTCTTATGTATCTTCCTTTAGATAGGCAAGCCCATCACCAGATAACTCCTTCTCAGTGGAAGCTTTATGGAAAATTATTAAAGCATATAGCTTCCTATATAGATGAAGAGACAAAAAATAAGTTTAAATCTGCTGTTGAGGAAGTGTTTGACGAAAAGATATTCCCTTATGTAGAAAATATAGAAAGACAACTGAGAAATTTTGTAAGAGAGCAAACAGGTTTAGATGTAGCCCTTAGGTTATCACTAATAGATCCTACTAACATCCTGAAAGATTTGAGACCAAGGATAAAATATCCTGAGAACTTTGAGGTAGATGTAGAGTTAGAAGGGGCGGGTGTTCAAAGTGCTGTGGCTATCGCCATGGCTAGAGTTTATGCTGAAGTTACGAATCGTCCTCTGGTATTAGCAATAGAGGAACCAGAACTTTATTTGCATCCTCATGGGTGCAGACATTTTTACCGTTTATT
This genomic window from Desulfurobacteriaceae bacterium contains:
- a CDS encoding AAA family ATPase, which translates into the protein MIRKLVIENFRSIKELEMELTGFNALIGPNSSGKSNILKALNLIIGETYPSVRAFNEHDFCLHNKSKRISIEVHFNKALEVNDKVWGFKLTYDGDTLNYVALDDSGNVLCYPNSDREVKVSTKMREEVTLMYLPLDRQAHHQITPSQWKLYGKLLKHIASYIDEETKNKFKSAVEEVFDEKIFPYVENIERQLRNFVREQTGLDVALRLSLIDPTNILKDLRPRIKYPENFEVDVELEGAGVQSAVAIAMARVYAEVTNRPLVLAIEEPELYLHPHGCRHFYRLLKELSNSGVQVVYTTHERSFVRVEDYRSICIVRKKGLQTEVARVSSEVDDLSILKTASKFNEELNEIFFADKVVLTEGVNDKIACGFCLEWLGVDLDKSNVSIVDCGGIEEVKSLARILTNLGIETYALLDEDPNNAKTDRAIEEVKDILGDENVFLQTPNLEGIFNYSNGKFKQKKIRKFLSEYLEKNGVPQVYKELKNKIFPDN